The Mercurialis annua linkage group LG2, ddMerAnnu1.2, whole genome shotgun sequence genome contains a region encoding:
- the LOC126669201 gene encoding LEC14B homolog isoform X2 — MLAGRVSNYSGKGKFSSTDSCLVLSRFLQANGPWRIDQMKSRAHCLYFSVSDDGTPFAAGFQGGHIRVYNVDSGWKLQKDILTKNMRWTITDTCLSPDWRHLVYASTPPIVHIVDVGSSTTESLANVTFMWL; from the exons ATGTTGGCTGGTCGAGTGAGTAATTATTCTGGGAAAGGAAAATTCTCATCTACCGATAGTTGTCTTGTTTTGAGTCGATTCTTGCAGGCTAATGGTCCTTGGAGAATTGATCAGATGAAGAGCCGTGCTCACTGCTTATATTTCTCTGTTTCTGATGATGGCACTCCTTTTGCTGCAGGATTTCAG GGAGGCCACATTAGGGTATATAATGTGGACAGTGGATGGAAACTTCAGAAGGATATCTTGACCAAAAATATGAGATGGACAATTACTGATACATGTCTTTCGCCTGATTGGCGACATCTT GTGTACGCTAGCACGCCACCCATTGTGCATATTGTAGACGTTGGATCTTCTACGACTGAGTCACTTGCAAATGTAACTTTTATGTGGCTATGA
- the LOC126669468 gene encoding serine/arginine-rich SC35-like splicing factor SCL28 isoform X2 — MVRYRSRSRSYSPRRPRSRKQYFDDEEPRDRRRDSHSYRDRRSPAPSGLLVRNLPLDARTEDLRGPFEKYGPVKDVYLPKNYYTGEPRGFGFVKYRYAEDAAEAKQRMNHKVIGGREIRIVFAEENRKSPLEMRTTMRVSRHGGSSRGRSPPRSPRRRNRSYSRSPLPARQDSRDRDYGVRDDYRSPGRSRSISRSRSPLDERDHRSSQRSPSPRENGRSPPDEREHAPGRSVSPRGNGRTRSRSRSRSHGSQ; from the exons ATGGTCAGGTACAGAAGCCGCAGCCGGAGCTACAGTCCTCGCCGTCCACGTAGCCGTAAGCAGTATTTCGACGATGAAGAACCCCGGGATCGCCGCCGTGACTCCCACTCTTACCGTGACCGCCGTTCTCCTGCGCCTTCTGGCCTCCTCGTCCGTAATCTTCCTCTCGACGCCAG GACTGAAGACCTTAGAGGTCCATTTGAGAAGTACGGACCCGTAAAGGATGTTTATCTGCCAAAAAACTATTACACTGG TGAGCCACGAGGCTTTGGATTTGTGAAGTACCGTTATGCTGAAGATGCTGCAGAAGCAAAGCAGCGCATGAATCATAAAGTTATTGGCGGACGTGAGATAAGAATTGTTTTTGCTGAGGAGAACAGAAAAAGTCCTTTAGAAATGCGTACGACTATGCGTGTGAG TCGACATGGTGGCAGCAGTAGAGGTAGATCACCACCAAGGTCCCCAAGACGCCGGAATCGTT CATACTCGCGCTCACCTTTGCCAGCCAGGCAAGACTCGAG AGACAGGGATTATGGTGTGAGGGATGATTATCGCTCTCCAGGGAGATCCAGGTCAATTTCACGTTCTCGTTCTCCGCTAGATGAGAGGGATCATAGGTCAAGCCAGAGGTCCCCAAGCCCAAGGGAGAATGGTCGGAGCCCCCCTGATGAAAGGGAACATGCACCTGGCAGATCAGTTAGTCCAAGGGGGAATGGTCGCACTCGATCGAGGTCTCGCTCACGATCTCATGG TTCTCAGTAA
- the LOC126667266 gene encoding 1-aminocyclopropane-1-carboxylate oxidase homolog 3-like: protein MNSAIDAEYCRTSELKAFDDTKAGVKGLVDAGITKIPRIFHQPLNALLDSSHAPNDSDTKFVFPIIDLQNIKNSADSRKEIVEKVHNASVNWGFFQVVNHGIPTNVLEEMKDGVRRFYEQDTNLKKEYYTRDLTKKVVYNSNFDLYTAPAANWRDTMAIQMAPHLPQPEEIPEVCRDILMEYSDEIMKLGKLMLELLSKALGLKPNHLEEMDCDKGLFVLCHYYPPCPEPELTFGTSKHADSDFLTLLLQDHIGGLQILHQNHWIDVPPTPGALVVNIGDLLQLVSNDKFKSIDHRVLANRGEEARVSVACFFATGFLSVPRLYGPIEELISEHNPPKYRQTSTKEFFEHTNARGLDGNSSLLYLKF, encoded by the exons ATGAATTCCGCAATAGATGCTGAATATTGTCGAACAAGCGAATTAAAAGCTTTTGACGATACAAAAGCTGGTGTTAAAGGACTTGTCGATGCTGGAATTACCAAAATCCCTCGAATTTTCCATCAACCTCTGAATGCTTTACTCGATAGTTCACACGCTCCCAATGATTCTGATACCAAGTTCGTCTTTCCTATCATAGAtcttcaaaatatcaaaaatagtGCAGATTCACGCAAGGAAATTGTAGAAAAGGTACATAACGCGTCAGTAAACTGGGGGTTTTTCCAAGTTGTCAATCATGGGATTCCTACCAATGTTCTTGAGGAGATGAAGGATGGCGTTCGTCGATTTTACGAGCAAGATACAAATCTGAAAAAGGAATATTATACTCGCGATTTAACTAAAAAGGTAGTTTATAATAGCAATTTTGATTTGTATACAGCACCGGCAGCTAATTGGAGAGATACGATGGCTATCCAAATGGCTCCTCATCTTCCACAACCTGAAGAGATTCCAGAAGTTTGCAG AGATATACTGATGGAGTATTCCGACGAAATAATGAAATTGGGGAAGTTAATGTTGGAATTACTATCAAAAGCTCTTGGTCTGAAACCAAACCACTTGGAAGAAATGGACTGTGACAAAGGTCTTTTTGTTTTGTGCCATTACTATCCACCGTGTCCTGAGCCGGAATTAACCTTCGGCACAAGCAAGCACGCCGACAGTGACTTCCTCACTCTGCTTCTCCAAGATCATATCGGCGGCTTACAAATCCTGCATCAAAATCACTGGATTGATGTTCCTCCCACGCCTGGTGCCCTAGTGGTTAACATTGGAGATCTTCTACAG CTCGTATCGAATGACAAGTTTAAAAGCATTGATCATCGGGTGCTTGCGAACCGTGGAGAAGAAGCAAGAGTATCGGTGGCGTGCTTCTTTGCCACAGGTTTTTTGTCTGTGCCAAGACTTTATGGACCTATTGAGGAGCTTATATCGGAACATAACCCTCCAAAATACAGACAAACCTCAACCAAAGAATTTTTTGAACACACTAATGCTAGAGGACTTGATGGAAATTCTTCTCTACTTTATTTAAAGTTCTGA
- the LOC126669386 gene encoding squamosa promoter-binding-like protein 7 encodes MESSALPPPSPSSPGGQHLQVETGEMGTHQEPASSTLWDWGDLLNFAVDDDQFLISLDSVEIPSASSIPPPPPPPPEVENPIETSAKETTKAKRRERKSQAVQDRARKRDPRLTCSNFLAGIVPCACPELDEKLEQEEAMRGKKRVRTSRSNLAGGILRCQIPGCGVDITELKGYHKRHRVCLRCATATSVLLDGEFKRYCQQCGKFHVLPDFDDDKRSCRMKLERHNEIRRRKPNDSKSSVEREIEGDLNSEETGFDDEAGKDCQIVEKEAFVESEDGNVSVPHSALDSKNVNSDSNGSVGTPKHAGKDDSKFSFSPSNYDNKNFYSSVCPTGRISFKLYDWNPAEFPRRLRHQIFEWLASMPVELEGYIRPGCTILTAFLAMPTCMWAKLFEDPVSYVHKFVAVPGKMLSKRGPMLVYLNNTILHVMKDGISVVKVNTEGQTPTLHCVHPPYFEAGKPIEFVACGSNLLQPKFRLLVSFAGKYLAYEYCVALPHGCTEGCPDVDHQSCKISIPHIGSNLCGPVFIEVENESGLSNFIPVLIGDTEVCFEMKKIQQSCDASYLLDGSECEVYAQRQMAFSEFVVDIAWLLKNPSSESFQRIMSSSGIQRLDSLLKLLLLHEATAIMDKISQNLKVILCKMKIDYGNNDDNVILLQKYIDYTSDIFSQNVKKSDSLTAQLEGTVLERDCGIYSSSDVTSVAPLTSEDTEMRQNGKLGMTKNSSAIMKHDMIPLLQREVVMNMNLFHDSPKQSCSLVLFKSFRATVLLIATVAVCLGACAILLHPTKVSKLAITVRRCLADQF; translated from the exons ATGGAATCATCAGCACTACCACCTCCATCACCATCTTCACCCGGTGGTCAACACCTCCAAGTCGAGACTGGGGAAATGGGAACTCATCAAGAACCGGCATCTTCAACGCTTTGGGATTGGGGAGATCTTCTTAATTTCGCCGTTGACGACGATCAGTTTCTAATTTCTCTAGATTCCGTTGAAATTCCCTCCGCTTCTTCCATACctccaccgccgccgccgccgcctgAAGTTGAAAATCCGATTGAAACTTCGGCGAAGGAAACAACAAAGGCAAAACGAAGGGAAAGGAAAAGTCAAGCGGTTCAGGATCGGGCGAGGAAGCGTGACCCGAGATTGACGTGCTCCAATTTCTTAGCAGGTATAGTACCGTGTGCTTGTCCTGAATTAGATGAAAAGTTAGAGCAAGAGGAAGCGATGCGCGGTAAAAAGCGTGTCCGTACGAGTAGGTCAAATTTAGCTGGAGGAATTTTAAGGTGTCAAATACCTGGTTGTGGTGTTGATATTACTGAGCTTAAAGGCTACCATAAAAGGCATAGGGTTTGTTTGCGTTGTGCTACTGCTACTTCTGTTTTACTTGATGGAGAGTTTAAGAGATACTGTCAACAGTGTGGCAA GTTTCATGTTTTACCGGACTTTGATGACGATAAACGGAGCTGTAGAATGAAATTAGAGCGTCATAACGAGATTCGTAGAAGGAAGCCAAATGATTCTAAGTCTTCTGTTGAAAGGGAGATTGAAGGGGATTTGAATAGTGAAGAAACTGGCTTTGATGATGAAGCTGGAAAAG ATTGTCAGATAGTTGAGAAAGAAGCATTTGTTGAATCTGAAGATGGAAATGTTTCCGTCCCTCATTCAGCTCTGGATTCTAAAAATGTTAACAGCGATAGTAACGGGTCTGTTGGAACCCCCAAACATGCTGGAAAAGATGATTCAAAATTTTCGTTTTCCCCGTCCAATTACGACAATAAGAATTTTTACTCATCCGTG TGCCCAACAGGTCGGATCTCATTCAAGCTTTATGACTGGAATCCAGCAGAATTTCCTAGAAGACTTCGCCACCAA ATATTTGAATGGTTGGCCAGTATGCCAGTTGAGTTAGAGGGTTATATTCGCCCCGGTTGTACAATCTTGACTGCATTTCTTGCTATGCCAACGTGTATGTGGGCAAAG TTGTTTGAAGATCCTGTCTCATATGTGCATAAGTTTGTTGCTGTTCCTGGAAAGATGCTGTCCAAGAGGGGCCCAATGCTTGTTTACTTGAACAACACGATTCTCCATGTTATGAAGG ATGGAATCTCAGTGGTTAAAGTGAACACGGAAGGACAGACCCCAACACTTCATTGTGTTCATCCACCATATTTCGAGGCTGGAAAGCCTATAGAGTTTGTTGCTTGTGGAAGTAATCTTTTGCAGCCCAAATTTAG GCTTTTGGTGTCTTTTGCTGGGAAGTATCTTGCTTATGAATATTGTGTAGCATTGCCGCATGGCTGTACTGAAGGATGTCCTGATGTTGACCATCAGTCGTGCAAGATATCTATTCCTCATATCGGATCTAATCTCTGTGGCCCTGTATTTATTGAG GTTGAAAATGAGAGTGGCTTATCGAATTTCATTCCTGTACTCATTGGGGACACAgaagtttgttttgaaatgaaaaaaattcaacagaGCTGTGATGCATCTTATCTGTTAGATGGCTCGGAATGTGAGGTTTATGCTCAAAGACAAATGGCATTTTCAGAATTTGTTGTGGATATAGCATGGTTGTTAAAGAACCCTTCATCAGAAAGTTTTCAGCGGATTATGAGCTCTTCAGGGATTCAAAGACTAGATTCTCTGCTGAAGCTTTTGCTACTCCATGAGGCAACTGCCATTATGGataaaatttcacaaaatttgAAAGTCATCTTGTGTAAAATGAAGATAGATTATGGCAATAATGATGATAATGTGATTCTATTACAGAAATACATTGATTACACCAGTGATATTTTTAGTCAAAATGTTAAGAAGAGTGACAGTTTAACAGCCCAGCTGGAAGGTACTGTACTGGAAAGGGATTGTGGAATATATTCCAGCAGTGATGTGACATCAGTTGCTCCATTAACAAGCGAG GATACGGAAATGAGGCAGAATGGGAAGTTGGGAATGACGAAAAACTCATCGGCTATTATGAAACATGACATGATTCCACTTTTGCAAAGAGAGGTTGTTATGAATATGAATCTCTTTCACGATAGTCCAAAGCAATCGTGTAGTCTTGTCTTGTTCAAGAGTTTTCGGGCTACAGTACTTTTAATCGCTACAGTTGCTGTTTGTTTGGGTGCATGTGCCATCCTTCTCCACCCTACTAAGGTTAGCAAACTTGCAATAACCGTACGCAGATGTTTGGCAGATCAATTTTAG
- the LOC126669468 gene encoding serine/arginine-rich SC35-like splicing factor SCL28 isoform X1, with protein MVRYRSRSRSYSPRRPRSRKQYFDDEEPRDRRRDSHSYRDRRSPAPSGLLVRNLPLDARTEDLRGPFEKYGPVKDVYLPKNYYTGEPRGFGFVKYRYAEDAAEAKQRMNHKVIGGREIRIVFAEENRKSPLEMRTTMRVSSRHGGSSRGRSPPRSPRRRNRSYSRSPLPARQDSRDRDYGVRDDYRSPGRSRSISRSRSPLDERDHRSSQRSPSPRENGRSPPDEREHAPGRSVSPRGNGRTRSRSRSRSHGSQ; from the exons ATGGTCAGGTACAGAAGCCGCAGCCGGAGCTACAGTCCTCGCCGTCCACGTAGCCGTAAGCAGTATTTCGACGATGAAGAACCCCGGGATCGCCGCCGTGACTCCCACTCTTACCGTGACCGCCGTTCTCCTGCGCCTTCTGGCCTCCTCGTCCGTAATCTTCCTCTCGACGCCAG GACTGAAGACCTTAGAGGTCCATTTGAGAAGTACGGACCCGTAAAGGATGTTTATCTGCCAAAAAACTATTACACTGG TGAGCCACGAGGCTTTGGATTTGTGAAGTACCGTTATGCTGAAGATGCTGCAGAAGCAAAGCAGCGCATGAATCATAAAGTTATTGGCGGACGTGAGATAAGAATTGTTTTTGCTGAGGAGAACAGAAAAAGTCCTTTAGAAATGCGTACGACTATGCGTGTGAG TAGTCGACATGGTGGCAGCAGTAGAGGTAGATCACCACCAAGGTCCCCAAGACGCCGGAATCGTT CATACTCGCGCTCACCTTTGCCAGCCAGGCAAGACTCGAG AGACAGGGATTATGGTGTGAGGGATGATTATCGCTCTCCAGGGAGATCCAGGTCAATTTCACGTTCTCGTTCTCCGCTAGATGAGAGGGATCATAGGTCAAGCCAGAGGTCCCCAAGCCCAAGGGAGAATGGTCGGAGCCCCCCTGATGAAAGGGAACATGCACCTGGCAGATCAGTTAGTCCAAGGGGGAATGGTCGCACTCGATCGAGGTCTCGCTCACGATCTCATGG TTCTCAGTAA
- the LOC126669201 gene encoding LEC14B homolog isoform X1, whose product MLAGRVSNYSGKGKFSSTDSCLVLSRFLQANGPWRIDQMKSRAHCLYFSVSDDGTPFAAGFQGGHIRVYNVDSGWKLQKDILTKNMRWTITDTCLSPDWRHLVYASTPPIVHIVDVGSSTTESLANMESQWLKH is encoded by the exons ATGTTGGCTGGTCGAGTGAGTAATTATTCTGGGAAAGGAAAATTCTCATCTACCGATAGTTGTCTTGTTTTGAGTCGATTCTTGCAGGCTAATGGTCCTTGGAGAATTGATCAGATGAAGAGCCGTGCTCACTGCTTATATTTCTCTGTTTCTGATGATGGCACTCCTTTTGCTGCAGGATTTCAG GGAGGCCACATTAGGGTATATAATGTGGACAGTGGATGGAAACTTCAGAAGGATATCTTGACCAAAAATATGAGATGGACAATTACTGATACATGTCTTTCGCCTGATTGGCGACATCTT GTGTACGCTAGCACGCCACCCATTGTGCATATTGTAGACGTTGGATCTTCTACGACTGAGTCACTTGCAAAT ATGGAATCTCAGTGGTTAAAACACTGA
- the LOC126669200 gene encoding chaperone protein dnaJ 50 — protein MAIPAPISRGAALLFLILCFTIAPSTAIYCDEDDCYDLLGVSQNANTSEIKKSYYKLSLKHHPDKNPDPESKKLFVKIANAYEILKDEATREQYDYAIAHPEEVFYNTARYYHAYYGHKTDPRLVLVGLLIIVSGFQYMNQLTRFNQAVATVKKTPAYRNRLKALEFERSGGATSKKKGNRHVDKKLGEDLSEELELDIKGAKIPTVWELIGVQFVILPYTVAKLLLWQGRWLWRYKLKGASYSFEDASYLTRRSLGVPLDSWINLDESRKEDLVGRQMWVKSNLESYLTEMRKESKRRR, from the coding sequence ATGGCGATACCGGCACCGATCAGCCGGGGCGCAGCTCTATTATTTCTCATTCTCTGTTTCACAATCGCTCCTTCCACCGCCATTTACTGCGACGAAGACGACTGCTACGATCTGCTAGGGGTTTCTCAAAACGCTAATACATCAGAGATCAAAAAATCATACTACAAACTCTCATTAAAACATCATCCGGACAAAAATCCAGATCCAGAGTCAAAAAAACTATTCGTGAAAATCGCAAATGCTTACGAGATTCTCAAAGACGAAGCGACTCGAGAGCAGTATGATTACGCAATTGCCCATCCAGAGGAGGTATTTTACAATACAGCTCGCTATTATCATGCTTATTACGGTCATAAAACGGATCCTCGTCTTGTCCTGGTCGGTCTGTTAATTATTGTCTCAGGGTTTCAGTATATGAATCAGTTGACTAGGTTTAATCAGGCTGTGGCAACAGTTAAAAAAACTCCGGCTTATAGAAATAGGTTAAAGGCGTTGGAATTTGAACGGAGTGGTGGAGCTACGTCGAAGAAGAAGGGGAATAGGCATGTTGATAAGAAATTAGGGGAGGATTTAAGTGAAGAGCTTGAATTGGATATTAAGGGAGCTAAAATACCTACTGTTTGGGAACTCATTGGTGTTCAGTTTGTAATTCTTCCTTATACTGTGGCTAAGCTGCTGCTGTGGCAAGGGCGTTGGTTGTGGAGATATAAGTTGAAGGGAGCTTCGTATTCTTTTGAAGACGCGTCTTATTTAACACGGAGGTCGCTGGGAGTGCCGCTTGATTCGTGGATAAACCTTGATGAATCGAGGAAGGAGGATCTTGTTGGGAGACAAATGTGGGTGAAGTCTAACTTGGAGAGTTATCTTACGGAAATGCGCAAAGAATCTAAGCGCAGAAGATAG